Proteins encoded in a region of the Stieleria neptunia genome:
- a CDS encoding helix-turn-helix domain-containing protein, which translates to MIDANYTTSEAAKILRCSGEQIRREVKAGRLRGYTIGNGKKRQRVIIPASAIDEYIEANTIVADKPKQTRRSNKAQKTRRWV; encoded by the coding sequence GTGATCGACGCGAACTACACCACGAGCGAGGCTGCCAAGATCCTACGATGCAGCGGTGAACAAATTCGCCGTGAAGTGAAAGCCGGAAGGCTGCGGGGCTACACCATTGGCAACGGCAAGAAACGGCAGCGAGTAATCATTCCAGCATCTGCGATAGACGAGTACATCGAAGCCAACACCATCGTGGCGGATAAGCCGAAGCAAACGCGGCGAAGCAACAAAGCCCAGAAGACCAGGAGGTGGGTTTGA
- a CDS encoding tyrosine-type recombinase/integrase, producing the protein MPTQSVRGKSASKKPKTKKPAKVKGSPLTPHASGQYCARLAGKIRYFGADHDTALRKYLDAKAGFDSDDERLTVADVCNRYLDSQQAKVDAGTLAQRTLTDYHAMAKRFASHLGRDRKYETLRASDFASLRASYKWEGSSTINREITMVKTMVNWAEKSGYGRPNMGPDFVSVPKRVQRIERKKKGALMFDAEQCRAIVEKASPQLRAMILLGLNCGFGGADCSKLRQDEIDWERGWLSQIREKTGEDRDAWLWPETIEALKVAIEKRPKPKNYEDDGLVFITKYGNRWLRDDKQTNPVAQAFSKITKALGIHRPGLSYYGLRRTFRTIADDARDTTAARRIMGHTPKPGDMDAVYVQRIDPARIKAVCAHVRRWYVSSRCDRYKGVRVNIDDGHAISWGLIKSRLRRIAE; encoded by the coding sequence ATGCCCACGCAAAGTGTACGCGGAAAGTCCGCATCTAAGAAGCCGAAGACCAAGAAACCGGCCAAGGTCAAAGGTTCGCCGCTGACCCCCCACGCATCTGGTCAATACTGCGCACGACTCGCCGGGAAGATCCGGTATTTCGGCGCCGATCACGACACCGCTCTCCGAAAATACCTGGATGCGAAAGCGGGGTTCGATTCGGATGACGAACGGCTGACGGTAGCTGATGTCTGCAACCGCTACCTGGATTCGCAACAGGCCAAGGTCGACGCAGGAACGTTAGCGCAACGGACGCTGACGGACTATCACGCAATGGCTAAGCGGTTTGCCAGTCACCTAGGGCGAGATCGAAAGTACGAGACTTTGCGGGCGTCCGACTTCGCGTCACTTCGAGCCTCGTACAAGTGGGAAGGTTCGTCGACCATCAACCGCGAGATCACGATGGTTAAGACGATGGTGAACTGGGCTGAAAAGTCTGGGTATGGTCGCCCCAACATGGGGCCGGATTTCGTTTCAGTGCCGAAGCGCGTACAGCGGATCGAAAGAAAGAAGAAAGGGGCGTTGATGTTCGACGCCGAACAGTGCAGGGCAATTGTCGAGAAGGCGTCCCCGCAGCTTCGCGCTATGATCCTGTTGGGGCTCAATTGCGGGTTTGGTGGCGCTGACTGTTCGAAGCTGCGACAGGACGAGATTGACTGGGAACGCGGTTGGCTGTCACAGATCCGAGAGAAGACTGGAGAGGACAGGGACGCGTGGCTGTGGCCCGAAACCATTGAGGCGCTCAAGGTCGCAATCGAAAAGCGACCGAAGCCAAAGAATTACGAAGACGACGGCCTTGTTTTCATCACGAAGTACGGGAACCGGTGGCTACGGGATGACAAACAGACCAACCCGGTGGCGCAGGCATTCAGCAAAATCACGAAGGCTCTCGGCATCCATCGTCCAGGGTTGTCCTACTACGGGCTCAGGAGGACGTTTCGGACGATCGCTGACGATGCACGCGATACAACAGCCGCGCGTCGCATCATGGGACACACGCCCAAGCCTGGAGACATGGACGCCGTCTACGTCCAACGTATCGACCCCGCGCGGATAAAAGCTGTCTGCGCTCACGTCCGGAGGTGGTACGTTTCGAGTCGGTGCGATCGGTACAAAGGGGTGCGAGTAAACATCGATGACGGGCATGCGATTAGCTGGGGGCTCATCAAGAGCCGACTGCGGAGGATCGCCGAATGA
- a CDS encoding PEP-CTERM sorting domain-containing protein: MKVTLLSLSITIVSVLISANAHAGVVTFDSFTPNTSVNGQGGWTVEDSFGNSTFPYDEAVVDDGTGNQVLRMSNAVTSTSFSDQTFSHRPAVAAGETGAGLYNDYGTDHTTPNNPPLSSATAGSKYFHAAWDFKSATGGAQPDLFLSLSPAASQSPHRMSYVGIDGGNAGGFDLNFFDTTGVAFNGTPLVTGLSYSDWHTVEMYIEFVDGLGPGAPGSEMGNDIVNILVDGTLVHTGTTWESYFANAASQVSGPHAVDSLAFVARGSAAPGTSGNGIYFDNVTISNAQFNAVPEPSSLLIFGAVAGCCMVPRRRRR; this comes from the coding sequence ATGAAAGTTACGTTACTCTCGCTTTCGATCACGATCGTCTCGGTGTTGATTTCCGCCAACGCCCATGCCGGTGTTGTCACCTTTGATTCGTTCACCCCCAACACAAGTGTCAACGGACAGGGAGGGTGGACGGTCGAAGACTCTTTCGGCAACTCAACATTTCCCTACGATGAAGCGGTTGTCGATGATGGAACCGGCAATCAGGTCTTGCGGATGTCCAACGCCGTCACGTCGACCTCATTCAGCGACCAGACCTTTTCCCATCGACCCGCGGTCGCCGCTGGGGAAACCGGCGCCGGTCTCTACAACGACTATGGAACCGACCACACAACGCCGAACAACCCACCGCTCTCCTCGGCCACCGCAGGAAGCAAGTACTTCCATGCTGCTTGGGATTTTAAGTCGGCCACCGGCGGGGCGCAACCCGATCTGTTTCTGTCGCTTTCGCCCGCGGCGTCGCAAAGCCCGCACCGAATGTCGTATGTCGGAATCGACGGCGGGAATGCGGGCGGATTCGATTTGAACTTTTTTGACACGACAGGTGTCGCGTTCAACGGAACGCCGTTGGTGACGGGGCTCAGCTATTCGGACTGGCACACCGTTGAAATGTATATCGAATTCGTTGACGGATTGGGGCCCGGAGCGCCCGGCAGCGAAATGGGCAATGACATCGTCAATATCCTGGTCGATGGGACACTGGTTCATACCGGCACGACATGGGAATCGTATTTCGCCAACGCCGCGAGCCAGGTTTCTGGTCCGCACGCCGTGGACTCGCTCGCGTTTGTAGCCAGGGGTAGCGCAGCCCCCGGAACTTCTGGGAACGGGATTTACTTCGACAACGTGACGATCAGCAACGCTCAATTCAACGCGGTGCCCGAACCATCATCGCTGCTGATTTTTGGCGCCGTTGCGGGCTGCTGCATGGTGCCTCGACGACGTCGGCGTTGA
- a CDS encoding 3-methyl-2-oxobutanoate hydroxymethyltransferase, which translates to MTLGGAYATRNHTIKHLQDLKGKTVLTETMPFATSEAAAAEEAGIDTLKVKFDPGNPADAIAIRSAAPHTFMTFCIGLTKIATAAEAVRAGYDAMELGADGIMCQWGPEFIRAVADAGIPVEAHAGLVPRLSTWTGGLRAVGKTIEEALWVFEQIQSFDEAGAWAVEVEVVPAELLAQISSRTRLVTSSIGAGSGGDIQFMFAEDILGNHAPPYPRHTKQYRNLFKMEQAMQVERVEGFRDYIEDVKSGRFPGPGHIVKAPEGLIDQFLATVDDDRVE; encoded by the coding sequence ATGACCCTTGGCGGGGCCTATGCAACCCGCAACCACACGATCAAGCACCTTCAAGACCTGAAAGGCAAAACGGTTCTCACCGAGACCATGCCGTTTGCAACCAGCGAGGCGGCGGCGGCGGAAGAGGCCGGAATCGATACGCTGAAAGTCAAGTTTGATCCGGGGAATCCCGCCGATGCGATTGCGATCCGAAGCGCGGCGCCGCATACCTTCATGACCTTCTGTATCGGGTTGACCAAGATTGCGACCGCGGCGGAAGCGGTCCGCGCGGGCTACGACGCCATGGAACTGGGCGCCGACGGAATCATGTGCCAATGGGGACCCGAGTTCATTCGAGCGGTTGCGGATGCCGGAATTCCTGTCGAAGCTCACGCCGGCCTCGTGCCCCGCTTGAGCACCTGGACGGGAGGGCTTAGGGCGGTCGGCAAGACCATCGAAGAGGCCCTCTGGGTATTCGAGCAGATTCAATCGTTTGACGAAGCAGGCGCCTGGGCGGTTGAAGTGGAAGTCGTCCCGGCCGAGTTACTCGCACAAATCTCCAGCCGCACCCGACTGGTGACCTCGTCGATCGGCGCCGGCAGTGGCGGTGACATTCAATTCATGTTCGCCGAAGACATTTTGGGCAACCACGCTCCTCCCTATCCGCGACACACCAAACAGTACCGCAACCTCTTCAAGATGGAGCAGGCGATGCAAGTGGAGCGAGTTGAAGGGTTCCGGGACTACATCGAGGACGTCAAAAGCGGCCGGTTCCCGGGCCCCGGACACATCGTCAAGGCCCCCGAAGGTTTGATCGACCAGTTCCTCGCCACAGTCGACGACGACCGGGTCGAGTAA
- a CDS encoding DUF4041 domain-containing protein translates to MSFLELILVFAIIAVVSTSLLIITSLATSNRLKKNECHGLALDLGSKEKVIADLRQEIDRHRETSSEVKTQLAVCQSHSERTTAELAGAHEQIQSLKERLKRYVTIDDAEAHAEQIKKDAEKRVAELSAKSESIKSEAVIYRDQAVKLKTKRDSLNSQLKSLQMYKDGCDSIEKLNAKIEDRQAALDTAIQEMEREQNERANKLNQQIDSLESELENRRKELDLVDDAAEMQSFGVYHPKFNFDHSERYRDAIKDCTTQQKEMIREKTACVCETAWSVGGSEAKGRTMTNQNIKLMLRAVNGECDGIIAKVTFRNVEASEKRIKKCFEMINKLGKSNDISFSPRYEQLKLQELYLNYEYEAQKQEEKEREREQRELIREEEKAEKEIKKGQEAAEKDEATKTTALEKARQELADQHGKHNDKLEKLVQKLEEELKEALDRKAKAIARAQLTKSGHVYVLSNVGTMGKDVYKIGMTRRLEPLDRVKELGDASVPFPFDVHAMIYSEDAPKLENSLHKYFEDRRVNLVNLRREFFYVTLDEIRDAVSDLHGLFTFRLEPEAEQFRTSEGLREEAKSAVAG, encoded by the coding sequence ATGTCATTTCTCGAACTTATTCTGGTTTTCGCGATCATTGCGGTCGTCTCAACTTCGCTCTTGATCATCACAAGCCTGGCTACTTCAAACCGCTTGAAAAAGAATGAGTGTCACGGATTGGCTCTCGACCTCGGTTCGAAGGAAAAAGTAATCGCAGATTTGCGGCAAGAGATTGATCGTCATCGCGAAACTTCGTCTGAGGTAAAGACGCAACTGGCTGTATGCCAAAGCCACTCGGAACGTACAACAGCCGAACTTGCCGGGGCACACGAACAAATTCAGTCGCTAAAAGAAAGGCTCAAACGGTACGTCACGATTGACGATGCGGAAGCCCACGCAGAGCAGATCAAGAAGGATGCCGAGAAACGCGTTGCCGAACTTTCCGCCAAGTCTGAAAGCATCAAGTCGGAGGCAGTAATCTACCGTGATCAAGCAGTCAAGTTGAAAACAAAGCGAGACTCACTCAACTCGCAACTGAAGAGCCTGCAGATGTACAAGGATGGCTGCGATTCAATTGAAAAACTCAACGCGAAAATTGAGGATCGCCAAGCTGCGTTAGACACTGCTATTCAAGAAATGGAGCGTGAACAGAACGAGCGTGCGAACAAACTAAATCAGCAGATAGATTCCTTAGAGAGCGAACTGGAAAATCGAAGAAAAGAGCTGGATCTCGTTGACGACGCCGCAGAGATGCAGTCTTTTGGCGTCTATCACCCAAAATTCAACTTCGATCATAGTGAGAGATATCGCGACGCAATAAAAGACTGTACTACGCAACAGAAAGAGATGATTCGTGAGAAGACTGCTTGCGTATGCGAAACAGCTTGGTCGGTAGGTGGGAGCGAGGCAAAGGGGCGAACCATGACCAACCAAAACATCAAGCTTATGCTAAGGGCGGTCAACGGAGAATGCGATGGAATTATCGCCAAGGTCACCTTTCGTAATGTAGAGGCGAGTGAAAAGCGAATCAAGAAGTGCTTTGAGATGATTAACAAACTGGGCAAGTCCAATGACATCTCATTTTCTCCACGATACGAACAACTGAAATTGCAGGAATTATATTTAAATTATGAATACGAGGCGCAGAAGCAGGAGGAGAAAGAACGAGAGCGTGAGCAGCGAGAACTGATCCGAGAAGAAGAGAAAGCCGAAAAGGAAATCAAAAAAGGCCAGGAAGCTGCTGAAAAGGACGAGGCAACCAAAACGACTGCGCTTGAGAAAGCACGGCAAGAACTTGCGGATCAGCACGGAAAGCACAACGATAAACTCGAAAAACTCGTTCAAAAATTAGAAGAGGAATTGAAGGAAGCACTCGATCGGAAAGCAAAGGCGATCGCGCGAGCCCAGCTCACAAAATCGGGTCATGTCTACGTCCTCTCAAATGTAGGAACGATGGGTAAAGATGTGTACAAAATTGGCATGACCAGACGACTTGAGCCTCTTGATCGTGTGAAGGAGCTCGGGGACGCGTCTGTACCGTTTCCGTTTGATGTTCATGCAATGATCTATTCAGAAGATGCTCCAAAACTGGAGAACTCCCTTCACAAGTACTTTGAAGATCGTCGAGTGAATCTTGTGAATCTCCGACGAGAGTTCTTCTACGTGACGCTCGATGAAATACGCGACGCCGTCTCAGATCTACATGGGCTATTTACCTTTAGGCTTGAACCCGAAGCCGAGCAGTTCAGGACATCGGAAGGGCTTCGAGAAGAAGCCAAATCAGCAGTTGCAGGATAA
- a CDS encoding winged helix-turn-helix domain-containing protein: MNYDVPNESELKPRQWETIARYADDLAVYLESLGNCWTMPDYRHSKPPRAVYGVDLIQCVLDRDADEARHREYVREADEAGRCPLTDNGGPSKRINGEAAERMHAFAEFARSKSKPEGDAKRKVGAPKNLQWVTQAASLYAKNPKIYCNNSEIARAVGVSPSTVNRSDQPGKAWYECKKRIDHGRNAVYDQKRANDNDHLDIDEKRQIGMINSRRN, translated from the coding sequence ATGAACTACGACGTCCCAAACGAGTCTGAATTGAAACCACGACAGTGGGAGACAATCGCAAGGTACGCCGATGACCTCGCCGTGTACCTGGAGTCACTGGGGAACTGCTGGACGATGCCCGACTACCGGCACAGCAAGCCGCCCAGGGCCGTGTACGGCGTTGACCTCATCCAATGCGTCCTGGACCGTGATGCAGACGAAGCGCGGCACAGGGAGTACGTGAGGGAAGCTGACGAGGCCGGGCGTTGTCCGCTCACCGACAATGGAGGACCGTCAAAACGGATCAACGGGGAAGCTGCCGAGCGGATGCACGCGTTCGCGGAGTTCGCCCGGTCGAAGTCAAAACCCGAGGGTGACGCCAAGCGAAAAGTCGGAGCCCCAAAGAACCTGCAATGGGTTACGCAGGCCGCAAGCCTGTACGCGAAGAACCCAAAGATCTACTGCAACAACAGTGAGATAGCACGGGCTGTAGGCGTAAGCCCATCAACGGTGAACCGATCGGACCAGCCCGGCAAGGCGTGGTATGAATGCAAGAAACGCATCGACCACGGTCGTAACGCCGTCTACGACCAGAAGAGAGCCAATGACAACGATCATTTGGACATCGACGAAAAGCGTCAGATTGGAATGATCAACAGCCGCAGAAACTGA
- a CDS encoding PQQ-binding-like beta-propeller repeat protein — protein sequence MLNGSFLAASDANWPGFLGPQRDGWVNHFQPPAEWPKSLNKVWQVDVGTGYGSPLVADDRVYQHARQGNDEVLRCLDLATGKEIWKQTHVVPFKASSGGERHGNGPKSSPVIADGRVFTISSLGEVSAWDAESGDLLWRRDYRKRFPQNHPNWGASTSPIVDGDRVVAHVGNDDEGALIALDVKTGDEIWSQGNDGASYSSPLVVEIHGVRQIVDWNHRALVGVAIESGVALWEFPLPQYTSNQNMPTPSFHNGRILLGGENRGIYGLEPEINDGKWSVKEHWFQKDVALDMSTAVINGNLLFGFSHYKKGQLFCLDTATGEVLWQGAGRTGENVAFLSIPDHVVALLNNGQLRVIKATERDLEEVASYQVADSPTWAPPVLLKNGLLIKDQESLALWSFE from the coding sequence ATGCTAAACGGTTCGTTCCTGGCGGCCAGCGACGCGAATTGGCCCGGCTTTCTCGGCCCGCAACGTGACGGCTGGGTCAATCATTTTCAACCGCCCGCCGAGTGGCCGAAATCGCTCAACAAGGTGTGGCAGGTGGATGTGGGCACGGGATACGGGTCTCCACTGGTGGCTGATGATCGCGTCTATCAGCACGCTCGCCAGGGAAATGACGAAGTGTTGCGGTGTTTGGATCTGGCTACGGGAAAGGAGATTTGGAAGCAGACTCACGTGGTTCCCTTCAAAGCCTCGTCGGGCGGTGAGCGGCATGGGAATGGTCCGAAGTCTTCGCCCGTCATCGCCGACGGTCGAGTCTTTACCATAAGCAGCCTTGGTGAGGTTTCTGCCTGGGACGCGGAGTCGGGGGATCTGCTGTGGCGCCGCGACTATCGGAAACGCTTTCCGCAGAATCATCCCAACTGGGGCGCCTCCACATCGCCGATTGTTGACGGTGACCGCGTGGTCGCTCACGTTGGCAATGACGACGAAGGAGCATTGATCGCGTTGGACGTGAAGACGGGCGACGAAATCTGGAGTCAGGGCAACGATGGAGCTTCTTATTCGTCGCCGTTGGTTGTCGAGATTCATGGTGTCCGCCAGATCGTTGACTGGAACCATCGTGCCCTCGTTGGTGTGGCCATTGAATCGGGAGTGGCACTGTGGGAGTTCCCCCTTCCGCAATACACCAGCAACCAAAACATGCCGACGCCTTCGTTCCACAACGGGCGGATTCTTTTGGGCGGCGAAAATCGAGGCATCTATGGTCTGGAACCAGAGATCAACGACGGCAAGTGGTCGGTGAAGGAGCATTGGTTCCAGAAGGACGTCGCTTTGGATATGAGCACCGCGGTGATCAACGGAAACCTGTTGTTTGGGTTCTCGCACTACAAGAAGGGGCAGCTGTTCTGCCTGGACACCGCGACCGGTGAAGTGCTGTGGCAGGGGGCGGGCCGAACGGGAGAAAACGTGGCGTTTCTGTCGATTCCGGACCACGTGGTAGCCTTGCTGAACAATGGGCAATTGCGGGTAATCAAGGCCACCGAGAGGGACCTTGAAGAAGTCGCCAGCTATCAGGTCGCCGATAGCCCCACCTGGGCACCGCCCGTACTGTTGAAAAACGGTCTCCTGATCAAGGATCAGGAGAGTTTAGCGTTGTGGTCGTTCGAGTAG
- a CDS encoding HNH endonuclease, which translates to MEKGINRRLNITVNDNLRKRFWQRVDNRGPDECWEWQGAMRNGYGAIKHQRQTLSCHRVAYVLTHGAPGEDLVIGHTCDNRACCNPSQLEAITVGKNNRDARRRREFYVCRGDDAPQSVLTEHDVKNIMHERSETGHGCRRIARTLGLSESAVDKVIQGTTWAHITGGKL; encoded by the coding sequence ATGGAAAAGGGAATCAACCGACGGCTGAACATCACAGTCAACGACAACCTCAGGAAACGGTTCTGGCAGCGTGTCGACAATCGCGGGCCTGACGAGTGTTGGGAATGGCAAGGCGCGATGCGTAACGGCTATGGCGCAATCAAGCACCAAAGGCAGACGCTGTCATGCCATCGCGTCGCCTATGTCCTAACGCATGGTGCCCCCGGTGAAGACCTCGTCATCGGTCACACGTGTGACAACCGGGCTTGCTGCAACCCCAGCCAACTGGAAGCCATTACGGTCGGAAAGAACAACAGGGACGCGCGGAGACGCCGCGAGTTCTATGTCTGCCGAGGAGATGACGCTCCGCAATCGGTTCTGACAGAGCACGATGTCAAGAACATCATGCATGAACGATCGGAGACCGGCCACGGGTGTCGAAGGATTGCGAGGACGTTAGGACTATCAGAATCTGCGGTAGACAAGGTGATCCAGGGAACGACGTGGGCTCACATCACGGGTGGAAAGCTGTAA
- a CDS encoding EcsC family protein: MTETEMTNDLIRVGLSEEALSELREAKRVLEHHGIADRLTELVGAPITASLKMLPDAAEGMIHSAIEKSLRVALDAAVKTLGEGAEKGRKPKLLTHKLLAGLSGAAGGALGGATIAAELPVSTVLILRSVADIARSEGEDLAEIETRLACLEVFALDPGKPSDVNDDTEIGYFAVRAAMAKQIKDASQYIVKNGLADSAAPPLVRLIAQIGKRFGIVVSEKIAAQAIPVIGAVGGALINSYFIDHYQDLARAHFTIRRLERTHGEAPVREAYRRLG; this comes from the coding sequence ATGACTGAGACTGAGATGACGAACGACTTGATCCGCGTCGGGCTTTCGGAAGAAGCGTTGAGCGAATTGCGTGAGGCCAAGCGGGTGCTGGAGCACCACGGGATCGCGGATCGTTTGACCGAGTTGGTCGGGGCGCCGATCACGGCGTCGTTGAAGATGCTGCCCGATGCGGCCGAAGGCATGATCCACAGCGCGATCGAAAAGTCGCTGCGGGTGGCGCTCGATGCCGCAGTCAAGACGCTCGGTGAGGGAGCCGAGAAGGGTCGAAAACCCAAATTGCTGACGCACAAGTTGTTGGCAGGGCTGAGTGGTGCCGCCGGCGGGGCGCTCGGTGGTGCCACGATCGCGGCGGAACTACCGGTCTCGACGGTGTTGATCTTACGAAGTGTCGCGGACATCGCGCGCAGCGAAGGCGAAGACCTGGCTGAGATCGAGACACGTCTCGCGTGTCTGGAAGTCTTTGCCCTGGATCCCGGTAAACCGTCGGACGTCAATGACGATACCGAGATCGGTTACTTTGCGGTCCGGGCAGCGATGGCAAAGCAAATCAAGGACGCATCGCAGTACATCGTCAAGAATGGATTGGCCGATTCAGCCGCACCGCCGCTGGTTAGGTTGATCGCCCAGATCGGCAAACGATTCGGGATCGTCGTCAGCGAAAAAATCGCCGCGCAGGCCATTCCCGTGATCGGGGCCGTCGGCGGGGCGTTGATCAACAGCTACTTCATCGATCATTACCAGGATCTGGCCCGGGCACACTTCACGATCCGACGGCTCGAACGCACCCACGGGGAAGCCCCCGTGCGCGAGGCCTATCGGCGGCTGGGTTGA
- a CDS encoding serine/threonine protein kinase: MNPLKRFRRPNRAAKPPQAHMTWASQSVSSTITRTGLFLKKQLWVWPIVAVVLLSIVGFFVRHAIETTIKGNVSSGLQTLVELESEMLVKWFAVQESTAESLANDSQVRQTVYKLLETPEAGTPAAIGAESELHRQLATELAPALAAHDFVGFLLADNRKRILSSSHASLIGQSGIDEYDHFLDRALEGETFVSTPFPSVVMLKNSSGQTRIGVPTMYVCAPVRDASFQVVGVLALQIPPEREFTEILQLGRVGSSGESYAFDSAGVMISNSRFDEELILLGLLPDQAGSRSMLQLLVRDPGDDMTRGFRPNVRRSQLPLTKLAATAIEGQSGVDVDGYRDYRGVTVIGAWTWLPKYEIGVAMEVDSAQAFRPLVILQRAFLAIYTLLIASAIAIFVFTIIVARLQRQAREAVIEAQQLGQYTLEQKLGEGGMGVVYKGRHSMLRRPTAIKLLHADKVNEGSIARFEREVQITCQLNHPNTIAIYDYGRTPEGVFYYAMEYLDGIDLQQLVNQYGPQPEARIIHILTQICGSLFEAHSNGLVHRDVKPANVMLNRRGCQPDLIKVLDFGLVKAIDQEDRQKQSDDGMLTGTPLYMSPEAIQAPMTVDSSTDIYAVGAIGYFLLTGKPVFEAEGIAQLLQKHLEESPVLPSKRSKINVSAQLEDAIMGCLEKTRAKRPQTARDLELQLSRCQAAGQWTIEDGDRWWGRHERGLQRAPISTPNNTPITGPLNASLSGVGPMTPLDQTIDVTTNDETGDDEDARS; encoded by the coding sequence TTGTTCCTCAAGAAACAGCTTTGGGTCTGGCCGATTGTGGCGGTGGTGCTGCTGTCGATCGTCGGCTTTTTTGTTCGCCATGCCATCGAAACGACGATCAAGGGCAACGTCAGCTCGGGGCTGCAGACGTTGGTGGAACTGGAGTCGGAAATGCTGGTCAAATGGTTCGCGGTCCAAGAATCGACCGCCGAATCCTTGGCCAACGACAGCCAGGTCCGACAGACCGTTTACAAGCTGCTGGAAACCCCGGAGGCCGGAACGCCGGCTGCGATCGGAGCCGAATCGGAACTGCACCGTCAGCTGGCCACGGAACTTGCCCCCGCACTTGCGGCACACGATTTCGTCGGCTTCCTGCTGGCGGACAATCGCAAACGAATTCTCTCGTCCTCTCACGCGTCGCTGATCGGTCAGTCGGGGATCGACGAGTACGACCATTTTCTGGACCGCGCACTCGAAGGCGAGACGTTCGTTTCGACGCCCTTTCCCAGCGTCGTGATGCTCAAAAACAGCAGCGGTCAGACGCGGATCGGGGTGCCCACGATGTATGTCTGCGCCCCCGTGCGTGACGCGTCGTTTCAAGTCGTCGGCGTGTTGGCGTTGCAGATCCCTCCGGAACGCGAGTTCACCGAAATCCTGCAACTGGGGCGGGTCGGATCTTCGGGCGAGTCCTACGCCTTTGATTCCGCGGGCGTGATGATTTCCAACAGCCGTTTCGACGAGGAACTGATCCTGCTCGGCCTGTTGCCCGACCAAGCGGGCTCGCGATCCATGTTGCAATTGCTGGTCCGCGACCCCGGCGATGACATGACACGAGGGTTTCGCCCGAACGTCCGTCGTAGCCAACTGCCACTGACCAAGCTGGCTGCGACGGCGATCGAAGGGCAATCCGGTGTGGATGTCGATGGGTACCGCGACTACCGTGGCGTCACCGTGATCGGTGCCTGGACCTGGTTGCCGAAGTACGAAATCGGTGTCGCGATGGAAGTGGATTCCGCCCAGGCGTTTCGGCCGCTCGTGATTCTGCAACGCGCCTTCCTTGCCATCTATACGTTGTTGATCGCCAGCGCGATTGCGATCTTTGTGTTTACCATCATCGTCGCGCGATTGCAGCGTCAAGCCCGCGAGGCCGTGATCGAAGCCCAGCAACTGGGACAATACACGTTGGAACAAAAACTCGGCGAAGGTGGCATGGGCGTGGTCTACAAAGGCCGACACTCCATGCTCCGGCGCCCCACCGCGATCAAATTGCTGCACGCCGACAAGGTCAACGAAGGCTCGATCGCCCGGTTTGAACGCGAAGTCCAAATCACCTGCCAGCTGAACCACCCCAACACGATCGCGATCTACGACTACGGCCGAACACCCGAGGGCGTCTTCTACTACGCGATGGAGTACCTAGACGGAATCGATCTGCAACAGCTTGTCAATCAATATGGACCTCAGCCAGAAGCCAGAATCATTCATATCCTGACGCAAATCTGTGGTTCGTTGTTCGAGGCGCATTCCAACGGGCTGGTCCACCGTGACGTCAAACCCGCCAACGTGATGCTCAATCGACGCGGCTGCCAACCGGATCTGATCAAGGTGCTGGATTTCGGTTTGGTCAAGGCGATCGATCAAGAGGATCGTCAGAAACAATCGGACGATGGGATGTTGACCGGAACCCCGCTCTACATGTCACCCGAAGCGATCCAAGCACCGATGACCGTCGATTCCAGCACCGACATCTACGCCGTCGGCGCGATCGGGTACTTTTTGCTGACCGGCAAACCGGTGTTCGAAGCCGAGGGGATTGCCCAACTGTTGCAAAAACATCTGGAAGAATCACCGGTGCTGCCGTCCAAACGGTCCAAGATCAATGTCTCCGCCCAGTTGGAAGACGCGATCATGGGCTGCCTGGAAAAGACACGGGCCAAGCGACCGCAGACGGCACGCGACCTGGAACTGCAGCTTTCCCGCTGCCAAGCCGCCGGGCAATGGACGATCGAAGACGGCGACCGCTGGTGGGGACGACACGAACGAGGTTTGCAACGCGCACCGATCAGCACTCCCAACAACACACCGATCACCGGTCCGCTCAACGCCTCCTTGAGCGGCGTCGGGCCGATGACGCCCCTGGACCAAACCATCGACGTCACCACCAACGACGAGACCGGGGACGACGAAGACGCACGGTCTTGA